A section of the Citrus sinensis cultivar Valencia sweet orange chromosome 8, DVS_A1.0, whole genome shotgun sequence genome encodes:
- the LOC102627792 gene encoding pectin acetylesterase 8-like isoform X2, with product MGEEDNFTGILSNEQKYNPDFYNLNRIEVKYCDGASFTGDLEAVDPGTNLHFREARVFLAVMKDLLTVKGMINAQNAILSGCSAGGFASILYCDNFRALFPVGTRVKCLADAGFFINVKDISDASHIEEFFAQVVATHGSIKHLPASCTKRLNPAGLCFFPQYVAGQVITPLFIINSAYDRWQLDKSHFGAG from the exons ATGGGCGAGGAAGATAATTTTACTGGGATACTGAGCAACGAGCAGAAATATAACCCGG ATTTCTACAATTTGAATAGAATCGAGGTTAAATACTGTGACGGGGCATCATTTACTGGAGATTTGGAGGCTGTCGATCCA GGAACTAACCTTCACTTCAGAGAAGCTAGGGTTTTTCTAGCAGTCATGAAGGACCTATTAACGGTTAAAGGAATGATAAATGCTCAAAAT GCTATTCTTTCCGGCTGTTCTGCTGGGGGATTTGCTTCAATTTTGTATTGTGATAACTTCCGAGCTCTCTTCCCCGTGGGCACTAGAGTAAAATGCCTCGCAGATGCTggtttttttataaatgt GAAGGATATTTCCGATGCAAGTCACATTGAGGAGTTTTTCGCTCAAGTGGTTGCGACACAT GGATCAATTAAGCATTTGCCAGCATCCTGCACTAAGAGGTTGAACCCTGCAGGATTG TGTTTCTTCCCGCAATACGTGGCAGGGCAAGTAATAACACCGctatttattatcaactcaGCATATGATAGATGGCAG CTAGATAAGTCACATTTTGGTGCCGGATGA
- the LOC102627792 gene encoding pectin acetylesterase 8-like isoform X1 — protein sequence MGEEDNFTGILSNEQKYNPDFYNLNRIEVKYCDGASFTGDLEAVDPGTNLHFREARVFLAVMKDLLTVKGMINAQNAILSGCSAGGFASILYCDNFRALFPVGTRVKCLADAGFFINVKDISDASHIEEFFAQVVATHGSIKHLPASCTKRLNPAGLCFFPQYVAGQVITPLFIINSAYDRWQVSTVLLIVIYCCEMILEIAYQTPFVS from the exons ATGGGCGAGGAAGATAATTTTACTGGGATACTGAGCAACGAGCAGAAATATAACCCGG ATTTCTACAATTTGAATAGAATCGAGGTTAAATACTGTGACGGGGCATCATTTACTGGAGATTTGGAGGCTGTCGATCCA GGAACTAACCTTCACTTCAGAGAAGCTAGGGTTTTTCTAGCAGTCATGAAGGACCTATTAACGGTTAAAGGAATGATAAATGCTCAAAAT GCTATTCTTTCCGGCTGTTCTGCTGGGGGATTTGCTTCAATTTTGTATTGTGATAACTTCCGAGCTCTCTTCCCCGTGGGCACTAGAGTAAAATGCCTCGCAGATGCTggtttttttataaatgt GAAGGATATTTCCGATGCAAGTCACATTGAGGAGTTTTTCGCTCAAGTGGTTGCGACACAT GGATCAATTAAGCATTTGCCAGCATCCTGCACTAAGAGGTTGAACCCTGCAGGATTG TGTTTCTTCCCGCAATACGTGGCAGGGCAAGTAATAACACCGctatttattatcaactcaGCATATGATAGATGGCAGGTTAGCACAGTTCTTCTCATCGTTATATATTGTTGTGAGATGATTTTGGAAATTGCTTATCAGACTCCTTTTGTCTCATAA
- the LOC102628869 gene encoding DNA ligase 1, with translation MLLTLRSCYPLRLTPLSGNVVKPTSFSRLSFSSHHLFQKPKPLSSSLNPRRKMSSSAPNAFQVLMSAAAKKKPSPQPNSSSSSSSPKKRRTLDTQTPKTTNSVVGEKIQEVAEEPSNDLVKPISNQIDNPIDSEKESQPTPPSPKKRKVNVNSVSAKEKIAELKSNIVLLKKKAGEFDPKMVACWEKGERVPFIFLSLVFDMISNETGRILITDIVCNMLRTVMETTPEDLVPVVYLAANKIAPAHEGLELGIGDASIIKALAEACGRTESHVKKQYQEMGDLGLVAKASRSSQSMMRKPDPLTITKVFDTFRLIAKEAGKDSQEKKKNRIKALLVAATDCEPQYLIRLLQSKLRIGLAEQTLLAALGQAAVYNEQHSKPPPNIQSPLEEAAKIVKQVFSVLPVYEKIVPALLTDGVWNLSNTCSFTPGIPIGPMLAKPTKGVSEIVNKFQDMEFTCEYKYDGERAQIHYLEDGSVEIYSRNAERNTGKFPDVVLAVSRLKKPSVRSFVLDCEIVAYDREKQKILPFQTLSTRARKNVSLSDIKVDVCIYAFDILYRNGQPLLQEQLRVRREHLYDSFEEEPGFFQFATTLTSIDLDEIQKFLDAAVDASCEGLIIKTMDRDATYEPSKRSLNWLKLKKDYIESIGDSLDLVPIAAFHGRGKRTGVYGAFLLACYDSNNEEFQSICKIGTGFSEAMLEERSSSLRSKVIPKPRPYYRFADTISPDVWFEPTEVWEVKAADLTISPVHRAAIGVVDPDKGISLRFPRLIRVREDKTPEQASSSEQVAEMYTAQKLNHPNNQDDNEDD, from the exons ATGTTGCTAACTCTCCGTTCATGTTATCCTCTTCGCTTAACACCTCTCTCCGGCAACGTCGTCAAACCAACATCATTTTCTCGTCTTTCTTTCTCTAGTCACCACTTGTTTCAAAAACCTAAACCCCTCTCGTCTTCCCTAAACCCTAGACGCAAGATGTCCTCCTCTGCTCCCAACGCTTTCCAAGTTCTCATGTCCGCCGCTGCAAAAAAGAAACCATCGCCTCAACCCAATtcctcatcttcttcttcttctcctaaAAAGCGCAGAACCCTAGACACCCAAACCCCTAAAACGACGAATTCAGTAGTAGGtgagaaaattcaagaagtcGCTGAAGAACCCAGTAACGATCTCGTAAAACCCATTTCGAATCAAATTGATAATCCCATAGATTCTGAGAAGGAATCCCAACCCACTCCTCCATCACCTAAAAAACGCAAAGTCAATGTGAATTCGGTGAGTGCTAAGGAGAAGATTGCGGAATTGAAGAGCAATATTGTGttattgaagaagaaagcgGGTGAATTTGATCCCAAAATGGTTGCATGTTGGGAAAAGGGAGAGAGGGTGCCGTTTATTTTTCTGAGTTTGGTGTTTGACATGATATCGAATGAAACTGGGCGAATATTGATTACTGATATTGTGTGTAATATGTTGAGGACGGTTATGGAAACGACGCCGGAGGATTTGGTGCCGGTTGTTTATTTGGCCGCCAATAAGATTGCACCAGCCCATGAGGGACTGGAGCTGGGAATTGGGGATGCTTCTATTATAAAGGCGCTTGCGGAGGCCTGTGGAAGGACCGAATCTCACGTTAAGAAGCAATACCAG GAAATGGGAGATCTGGGTCTTGTTGCCAAGGCCAGTCGGTCCTCTCAATCTATGATGCGCAAGCCTGACCCATTAACCATTACCAAAGTTTTTGATACATTTCGGCTCATTGCTAAG GAAGCTGGGAAGGATAGccaagagaagaaaaagaatcgAATCAAGGCTCTTCTTGTTGCAGCCACTGACTGTGAACCTCAATATTTGATTCGTCTTCTCCAG TCAAAGTTGCGAATTGGATTAGCAGAGCAGACTCTCTTAGCTGCATTGGGACAAGCTGCTGTTTATAATGAACAGCATTCTAAACCTCCTCCAAACATTCAATCCCCTTTAGAGGAG GCTGCAAAGATTGTTAAGCAAGTTTTCTCGGTACTTCCTGTTTATGAAAAGATTGTCCCTGCACTTCTTACTGATGGCGTATGGAATCTTTCAAATACATGCAGCTTTACGCCAGGCATCCCAATTGGACCTATGTTAGCAAAACCAACCAAAGGGGTCTCTGAGATTGTAAACAAGTTCCAAGATATGGAATTCACATGTGAATACAAATATGATGGAGAGCGAGCCCAA ATACATTATTTGGAGGATGGTTCTGTTGAGATATATAGTCGAAATGCTGAACGCAACACTGGAAAATTTCCTGATGTTGTTCTTGCTGTTTCAAG ATTAAAGAAGCCTTCTGTAAGATCATTTGTTCTGGACTGTGAAATTGTTGCTTACGATCGGGAAAAACAGAAAATCTTGCCCTTCCAG ACCCTTAGTACTCGAGCTCGTAAAAATGTCTCTCTCAGTGACATCAAGGTTGATGTCTGCATATATGCTTTTGACATTTTGTATCGCAATGGCCAACCGCTTCTTCAGGAACAACTGAGAGTTCGTAGAGAG caTCTTTATGATTCATTTGAGGAAGAGCCTGGATTTTTTCAGTTTGCAACAACTTTAACATCAATTGATCTTGATGAAATACAAAAGTTTCTAGATGCTGCTGTTGATGCAAG TTGTGAGGGTCTAATTATCAAAACAATGGATCGAGATGCTACATATGAGCCTTCAAAGCGATCGCTTAACTGgctaaaattaaagaaagattaCATTGAGAG TATTGGAGACTCGCTGGATTTAGTACCCATTGCTGCATTTCATGGCCGTGGGAAACGTACAGGTGTTTATGGTGCCTTTCTGTTGGCATGTTATGACAGCAATAATGAAGAATTTCAAAGCATATGTAAAATAG GCACTGGATTTTCTGAAGCGATGCTTGAAGAACGTTCTTCCAGTCTCCGTTCTAAAGTTATACCCAAACCAAGG CCGTACTACCGGTTTGCTGATACTATCAGTCCAGATGTATGGTTCGAGCCAACAGAG GTTTGGGAGGTGAAAGCTGCGGACTTGACTATTAGCCCTGTTCATCGTGCTGCCATTGGTGTTGTGGATCCTGATAAG GGCATTTCTCTCCGGTTTCCTCGCCTAATTCGTGTTCGAGAAGACAAGACCCCAGAGCAGGCTTCATCATCTGAGCAG GTGGCAGAGATGTATACTGCTCAAAAACTCAATCATCCAAACAATCAAGATGACAATGAAGATGATTGA